A single genomic interval of uncultured Pseudodesulfovibrio sp. harbors:
- the qrcB gene encoding menaquinone reductase molybdopterin-binding-like subunit QrcB → MSVARRAFIQMSVGATVGILFTPTVWTALDDVSIWTQNWPWIPTLKYGEVKGVPTVSKMCESGCAVKVRTVAGEAFGTEGNVENPLSGGGICPLCANGVQVKNSPTRIKSPMLNGKEISWDEARDVVSEKLAAAGSKVAVISGDQSGTVNEVFSALLADKGSDAFYSMPCDMQAADKAWTGLMGGSGQIGYDLENADMVLLAGADALESWGPTVANMKAFAANESGKFVFAGPMQTKTASVTSKWVPVPAEGMAAFTLGICYYVLQAGKSVPAADFDQFKAMVMSGYTPAKVEAATGVKADTLAEVAKMLLAAGNPVVVPGGSVGANAAAFALNLLLGGGMKVLPEFGKAIETAMSRSDMLKQDILQGVNADLLFVYSANPVYALPEQVKAGFTVAFDFVNTETTAAADLVLPIPHPYERFDDLASPYGVAAATYSLGAPVSKATLNVMNAADFVLGLADLGFETFEEVLEAKVAAIGADMDELKEGAAYVLEETPDVSGVTLAANVLGKAAVPVKGTGALGLAPYTLLNVGTANQATTPNAPCTISNNQLVGDHMVVMMASVTAKKLGVSVGSKVKLSGGNGECTALVQVFEGVLPGVVAAPLGMGHSVGDEFSKGKGDNVYKILTVSSEAATGTSTWAGSTVNVAKI, encoded by the coding sequence ATGAGCGTAGCACGCAGAGCTTTTATTCAGATGAGTGTGGGCGCCACCGTCGGTATCCTTTTTACACCGACGGTTTGGACCGCTCTTGATGATGTGTCCATCTGGACGCAGAACTGGCCCTGGATTCCCACGTTGAAATACGGGGAAGTCAAAGGTGTGCCGACTGTGTCCAAGATGTGTGAATCCGGCTGTGCCGTGAAGGTCCGCACTGTTGCGGGTGAAGCCTTCGGTACGGAAGGAAATGTTGAAAACCCGCTTTCCGGCGGCGGTATCTGCCCCTTGTGCGCCAACGGCGTTCAGGTAAAGAACAGCCCGACCCGGATCAAGTCTCCCATGCTGAACGGCAAGGAGATTTCCTGGGACGAAGCCCGGGATGTGGTTTCCGAGAAACTCGCTGCTGCCGGCAGCAAGGTTGCCGTCATCAGCGGCGATCAGTCCGGTACCGTCAACGAAGTCTTCTCCGCGCTGCTGGCCGACAAGGGCAGTGACGCATTCTACTCCATGCCTTGCGACATGCAGGCAGCGGATAAGGCATGGACCGGCCTCATGGGCGGTTCCGGCCAGATCGGTTACGATCTGGAAAATGCCGACATGGTCCTGCTGGCCGGTGCTGACGCCCTGGAATCCTGGGGACCCACCGTTGCCAACATGAAGGCTTTCGCTGCCAATGAGTCCGGAAAGTTCGTCTTTGCCGGTCCCATGCAGACCAAGACAGCTTCCGTTACATCCAAGTGGGTGCCCGTCCCGGCAGAAGGCATGGCCGCCTTCACCCTGGGTATCTGCTATTACGTGTTGCAGGCAGGCAAGTCCGTGCCCGCAGCCGATTTCGATCAGTTCAAGGCCATGGTCATGAGCGGGTACACCCCGGCCAAGGTCGAGGCTGCTACCGGCGTCAAGGCAGACACTCTGGCGGAAGTCGCCAAGATGCTGCTTGCTGCCGGCAACCCTGTGGTTGTTCCCGGCGGTTCCGTCGGTGCCAACGCCGCAGCTTTCGCCTTGAACCTGCTGCTCGGCGGCGGCATGAAAGTGCTGCCCGAGTTCGGCAAGGCCATTGAAACCGCCATGTCGCGCAGTGACATGCTCAAGCAGGACATCCTGCAAGGTGTCAATGCGGACCTGCTGTTCGTCTACTCCGCCAATCCGGTTTACGCCCTGCCCGAGCAGGTCAAGGCCGGCTTCACGGTTGCCTTTGATTTCGTCAACACCGAGACGACCGCTGCTGCGGATCTCGTGCTGCCGATCCCGCATCCGTACGAGCGTTTTGACGATCTGGCGAGCCCCTACGGCGTCGCCGCAGCCACCTACAGCCTCGGTGCTCCGGTATCCAAGGCGACTTTGAACGTCATGAACGCCGCCGACTTTGTTCTCGGACTGGCTGATCTCGGATTCGAGACTTTTGAGGAAGTCCTCGAAGCCAAGGTTGCCGCCATCGGCGCGGACATGGACGAACTGAAGGAAGGGGCTGCCTACGTTCTGGAAGAAACTCCGGATGTTTCCGGTGTCACTTTGGCTGCCAACGTTCTGGGCAAGGCCGCTGTTCCCGTCAAGGGGACCGGTGCTTTGGGACTGGCTCCCTACACTCTGCTCAATGTCGGTACAGCCAATCAGGCCACCACACCCAACGCACCGTGCACCATCAGCAACAATCAGCTGGTTGGCGATCACATGGTCGTGATGATGGCATCGGTCACCGCCAAGAAGCTCGGCGTCAGCGTCGGCTCCAAGGTGAAGCTCTCCGGCGGCAACGGTGAATGCACAGCTCTGGTACAGGTCTTCGAAGGCGTTCTTCCCGGCGTCGTGGCTGCCCCGTTGGGCATGGGCCACTCCGTGGGCGATGAGTTCTCGAAGGGCAAGGGCGATAATGTTTACAAGATTCTCACGGTGAGCTCCGAGGCTGCCACTGGCACCTCCACATGGGCCGGTTCCACTGTGAACGTTGCCAAAATCTAG
- the qrcC gene encoding menaquinone reductase iron-sulfur cluster-binding subunit QrcC, with protein MQTKEFKIKWGMVIDIDKCTGCGACMVGCQVENNIAPMTKKDPYNYAQALTKDRDDASNKLKTLTWMNVYELSNNKAFPEHETAYLPRPCMQCGTPACVPVCPVVATDKNEEGGIVSQIYPRCIGCRYCMAACPYHARYFNWWDPLWPEGMDKGLSPNVSVRPRGVVEKCNFCHSRYLDAKNEARQNGEDPMNLADGAYNPACADICPTKAITFGDLNNPEHRVYELSRGKNAFRLLEKLGLDPQVYYTSEREWVRLQGDNYNADGGGH; from the coding sequence ATGCAAACAAAAGAATTCAAAATCAAATGGGGCATGGTCATTGATATTGACAAATGCACCGGCTGCGGCGCCTGTATGGTCGGCTGCCAGGTGGAGAACAATATCGCTCCCATGACCAAGAAAGACCCCTATAACTATGCTCAGGCCTTGACCAAGGATCGCGACGACGCATCCAACAAGCTCAAGACCCTGACTTGGATGAACGTTTACGAACTGTCCAACAACAAGGCCTTCCCGGAACACGAGACGGCTTACCTGCCCAGACCCTGCATGCAGTGCGGCACCCCCGCTTGTGTGCCTGTCTGTCCGGTTGTTGCGACTGACAAGAACGAAGAGGGCGGTATCGTCTCGCAGATTTACCCGCGTTGTATCGGTTGCCGGTACTGCATGGCTGCGTGCCCCTACCACGCTCGTTACTTCAACTGGTGGGATCCCCTCTGGCCGGAAGGCATGGACAAGGGCCTCAGCCCGAACGTGTCCGTGCGTCCTCGCGGCGTTGTCGAGAAGTGCAACTTCTGCCACAGCCGCTACCTCGATGCCAAGAATGAGGCCCGTCAGAACGGTGAAGATCCGATGAACCTGGCAGACGGTGCGTACAACCCCGCTTGTGCAGACATCTGTCCGACCAAGGCCATCACTTTCGGTGATCTGAATAATCCCGAACACCGTGTGTATGAATTGTCCAGAGGCAAGAACGCATTCCGCCTGCTCGAAAAGCTCGGCTTGGATCCTCAGGTTTACTACACCAGTGAACGTGAATGGGTCCGTTTGCAGGGCGACAACTACAACGCCGATGGCGGCGGTCACTAA
- the qrcD gene encoding menaquinone reductase integral membrane subunit QrcD: MDSKLFPEGTQRCSFGQFAIWMAFIVGIFLWGFYGAVLVLYNGIGTTGLDNYFGFGAWITFDLAVIALGAGAFFTGFLKYILKIKQLEKIINLTVIVGFCCYAGAMLVLVLDVGQPARAWFGYWHPNVHSMLTEVIFCITCYLTVLIIEFVPLVLEQKQLNKIPFIHALAHNMHINMALFAGIGAFLSTFHQGSLGGMYGVLIGRPFSFREGFFIWPWTFFLFVLSAVGSGPVFTVLIATLMEKLTGKKLVDFKTKALMGKIAGTMLCVYMFFKILDTWAWATGYLPSVGLTFEQMFHGVAYGQWLLWTEIVLCGVIPAIMLVTPAIRNRPGLLYTAAILDCFGVSLNRYIFTVQTIAFPSMPFDKWYIYYPNWVEYATSIMIIAFGAIVISLAYRYLPVFPLETKLNYQSGE; the protein is encoded by the coding sequence ATGGATAGCAAACTCTTCCCGGAAGGGACTCAGCGGTGTTCATTTGGCCAGTTCGCCATTTGGATGGCCTTTATTGTCGGCATCTTCCTGTGGGGCTTCTACGGCGCTGTGCTTGTATTGTACAACGGCATCGGCACCACCGGACTCGATAACTACTTCGGGTTTGGTGCCTGGATTACCTTTGACCTTGCGGTTATCGCACTTGGAGCCGGCGCATTCTTCACCGGTTTCCTGAAGTACATCCTCAAGATCAAACAGCTTGAAAAAATCATCAACCTGACGGTTATCGTCGGTTTCTGCTGCTACGCCGGTGCTATGCTGGTGCTGGTGCTTGACGTTGGTCAGCCCGCCCGCGCATGGTTCGGTTACTGGCATCCGAACGTTCACTCCATGCTGACAGAAGTTATCTTCTGTATCACCTGCTACCTGACTGTCCTGATCATCGAGTTCGTCCCGCTGGTCCTGGAACAGAAGCAGCTGAACAAGATTCCCTTCATTCACGCATTGGCTCACAACATGCACATCAACATGGCTCTGTTCGCAGGTATCGGCGCTTTCCTGTCGACCTTCCACCAGGGTTCTCTCGGCGGCATGTACGGTGTCCTGATTGGTCGTCCCTTCTCTTTCCGTGAAGGCTTCTTTATCTGGCCCTGGACGTTCTTCCTGTTCGTTCTTTCCGCAGTCGGTTCCGGCCCGGTTTTCACCGTGCTGATCGCCACTCTGATGGAAAAACTGACCGGCAAGAAACTGGTCGACTTCAAGACCAAGGCTCTCATGGGCAAGATCGCCGGCACCATGCTGTGCGTCTATATGTTCTTCAAGATTCTCGACACCTGGGCATGGGCCACCGGCTACCTGCCGTCCGTCGGGCTGACTTTTGAACAGATGTTCCATGGCGTTGCCTACGGACAGTGGCTGCTGTGGACCGAGATTGTCCTGTGCGGTGTCATCCCGGCCATCATGCTGGTGACTCCTGCCATCCGCAATCGTCCCGGCCTGCTGTACACTGCCGCAATCCTCGATTGCTTCGGTGTCTCCCTGAACCGTTACATCTTCACTGTTCAGACCATCGCCTTCCCGTCGATGCCGTTTGACAAGTGGTACATCTACTACCCGAACTGGGTTGAATACGCGACGTCGATCATGATTATTGCTTTCGGCGCTATCGTCATCAGTCTGGCTTACCGTTACCTGCCGGTCTTCCCGCTGGAAACGAAGCTGAACTACCAGTCCGGCGAATAG
- a CDS encoding efflux RND transporter permease subunit gives MQITELFIKRPVMTTLTMLGLLFFGVISYLNMPVSYLPAVEFPTIQVSASMAGANPKTMASSVASPLEREFSSIAGLQSMSSINSLGSTSITLQFDLDRNIDGAALDVQSAISRAASDLPDEITDPPSFQKTNPADNPILYISIRSDGLPLSSVNDYAKTFLTQTISTIQGVAQVIIYGEKQYAVRIRLDPRELASRQLGIDEVKDAVAAANVDLPLGTLEGTEQSLMVEANGQLNAADQYDDIIVTYKNGQPVRLSDLGLIEDGVKDERFSSWHNDKKSLTIAVKRQPGTNTIQIVDDIRKKLPWISSQMPASIDMTIIHDQSIFIQESVDDVKFTLELAIALVIMVVFVFLKNLASTFIASIAIPFSIVATFVVMHAFDFTLDTFSLMALTLSVGFVVDDAIVMIENIVRHLEMGKPPMQAATDGAREIGFTIISMTLSLAIVFIPILFMAGIIGRVLHEFAMTITSAILVSGVVSLSLTPMLGSRLLKTKSRIAESDAVFDRIMGWYKTSLHFCIRHRAATMFASVLLFLATAAAFYVIPKGFLPSDDEGIIMGFTQARQGISYKAIERHQKALIPIIAKNPGVKEQIQIIGVPLSNQGMIVAVLKDPKEREKLDDIIQELMGPVNSIPGLATFLVNPPMIQIGGKQAKGDYLFTLLSPDSETLYKAAAEFNTTLMKQPQLTGVTSDLQINTPQVEVVINRDLAGSMNVSANAVENALFTAYGERQISTIYEVTDEYKVIMQLKPEFQKNIDALCMLYVRSDTGNLVRLDALAEIREIAGPVTINHTGQLESVTFSFNGKPGTSMGEITQTVSQLAADHLPATVSTTFEGTAGSFAESMNSLYFLLFIAIIAIYILLGCLYESFIHPLTILSGLPSAAFGGLVTLMVFQCDLDLYGMVGIIMLIGIVKKNSIMVVDFAIEAEKTGISSLEAAFQGATIRFRPILMTTLAAIMGALPIALGIGAGAESRRPLGLAVVGGLVFSQVVTLYLTPVFYTYMDDFQTWINAKRESRVPSENEL, from the coding sequence ATGCAAATCACCGAGCTTTTCATAAAACGCCCTGTCATGACCACGCTGACCATGCTCGGTCTGTTGTTTTTTGGCGTCATTTCCTACCTGAACATGCCAGTCAGCTACCTACCTGCGGTGGAATTTCCAACCATTCAAGTCTCAGCATCCATGGCCGGAGCCAATCCAAAAACCATGGCATCAAGCGTCGCTTCGCCGCTGGAACGCGAATTTTCTTCCATCGCGGGCCTGCAATCCATGAGTTCCATCAACTCGCTCGGCTCCACTTCCATAACGCTCCAGTTCGATCTTGACCGAAACATCGACGGCGCTGCTCTTGATGTTCAATCAGCCATATCCCGCGCCGCGAGCGACCTGCCGGACGAAATCACTGACCCGCCGAGCTTCCAGAAAACCAACCCTGCCGACAATCCCATTCTCTACATTTCCATTCGCTCGGACGGCCTGCCCCTTTCCAGTGTGAACGATTATGCAAAAACCTTCCTGACCCAGACCATCTCTACCATTCAGGGCGTTGCTCAGGTCATCATCTATGGCGAAAAGCAATACGCAGTCCGTATCCGCCTGGACCCGAGAGAACTGGCCTCACGCCAACTCGGTATAGACGAGGTCAAGGACGCTGTTGCCGCTGCCAACGTAGACCTCCCACTCGGCACACTGGAAGGAACCGAACAATCACTCATGGTGGAAGCAAACGGACAGCTCAACGCGGCTGACCAGTATGATGACATCATTGTTACCTACAAAAACGGCCAGCCCGTCCGTCTCTCCGATCTTGGACTGATAGAGGACGGCGTCAAGGATGAACGGTTCAGTTCATGGCACAATGACAAAAAAAGCCTGACCATTGCGGTCAAACGTCAACCCGGCACCAATACGATTCAGATCGTTGATGACATCAGGAAGAAACTCCCCTGGATATCATCCCAGATGCCTGCGTCAATCGACATGACCATCATTCATGACCAGTCGATTTTCATTCAGGAATCTGTAGACGACGTAAAGTTCACTCTCGAACTCGCCATCGCGCTGGTCATCATGGTCGTCTTTGTCTTTCTGAAAAACCTCGCATCCACTTTCATCGCATCCATCGCCATTCCGTTTTCCATTGTTGCAACATTCGTGGTCATGCATGCCTTTGATTTCACTCTCGACACCTTCTCACTCATGGCACTCACCCTATCGGTAGGCTTCGTGGTGGACGACGCCATCGTCATGATCGAAAATATCGTGCGTCATCTGGAGATGGGCAAGCCCCCCATGCAAGCAGCCACCGACGGCGCACGGGAAATAGGGTTCACCATCATTTCAATGACGCTTTCACTAGCCATTGTCTTCATTCCCATCCTTTTCATGGCAGGCATCATCGGCCGCGTGCTCCATGAATTCGCCATGACCATCACCTCGGCCATTCTCGTCTCAGGTGTCGTGTCGCTGTCGCTCACTCCAATGCTCGGCAGCCGCCTGCTCAAAACCAAAAGCCGTATCGCCGAGTCAGACGCTGTTTTTGACAGAATCATGGGCTGGTACAAAACCAGTCTCCATTTCTGCATCAGACACCGGGCAGCCACCATGTTCGCATCCGTCCTTCTTTTCCTCGCCACCGCCGCTGCATTCTACGTCATTCCCAAAGGGTTTCTCCCGAGTGATGACGAAGGGATAATCATGGGGTTTACCCAAGCCAGACAGGGAATCTCCTACAAGGCAATCGAACGGCACCAAAAAGCACTCATCCCGATTATTGCGAAGAATCCCGGAGTAAAGGAACAGATTCAAATCATCGGCGTGCCTCTCTCCAATCAAGGCATGATCGTCGCCGTGCTCAAGGACCCGAAAGAACGGGAGAAGCTTGATGACATCATTCAAGAGCTGATGGGACCGGTCAACAGCATCCCCGGCCTTGCAACCTTTCTCGTCAACCCACCGATGATCCAGATCGGAGGAAAACAGGCCAAGGGCGACTATCTCTTCACCCTGCTCTCGCCTGACTCTGAAACACTGTACAAGGCCGCAGCCGAGTTCAACACGACACTGATGAAACAGCCTCAACTGACCGGCGTCACAAGCGACCTTCAAATCAATACGCCGCAGGTGGAAGTCGTAATCAATCGCGACCTCGCCGGAAGCATGAATGTCTCGGCCAATGCCGTGGAAAATGCACTTTTTACGGCCTATGGAGAACGGCAAATATCGACCATCTACGAAGTCACGGATGAATACAAAGTCATAATGCAGCTCAAACCGGAATTCCAAAAGAACATAGACGCGCTCTGCATGCTGTATGTCCGCTCCGACACAGGTAACCTCGTCCGCCTTGACGCCCTCGCAGAAATCCGTGAAATCGCCGGACCGGTCACCATCAATCATACCGGCCAGCTCGAATCCGTCACCTTCTCCTTCAACGGAAAACCCGGCACTTCCATGGGAGAAATCACCCAAACAGTTAGTCAGCTTGCCGCCGACCATCTCCCCGCGACTGTCAGCACGACTTTTGAGGGCACCGCAGGCTCGTTTGCCGAGTCCATGAATTCGCTCTACTTCCTGCTTTTCATCGCGATCATAGCCATCTACATCCTGCTCGGCTGTCTCTATGAATCCTTTATCCACCCACTCACCATCCTTTCCGGCCTCCCCTCTGCGGCCTTCGGCGGACTCGTCACACTCATGGTTTTTCAGTGCGATCTCGATCTCTACGGCATGGTCGGCATCATCATGCTCATCGGCATCGTCAAAAAAAACTCCATCATGGTTGTTGATTTCGCCATCGAAGCCGAAAAAACCGGCATTTCTTCACTGGAAGCCGCCTTTCAAGGCGCCACGATCCGGTTCCGCCCCATCCTCATGACGACACTAGCCGCCATCATGGGCGCACTTCCCATTGCCCTCGGCATCGGGGCCGGAGCAGAATCCCGACGCCCGCTCGGCCTCGCCGTTGTGGGAGGACTGGTCTTCTCACAGGTGGTGACACTTTACCTGACACCTGTTTTTTATACCTACATGGATGATTTTCAAACGTGGATAAATGCCAAAAGAGAAAGCCGTGTTCCTTCCGAGAATGAATTGTAA
- a CDS encoding efflux RND transporter periplasmic adaptor subunit, whose product MPPAPIHTYKTEAKDTPIILKAVGNVKAFTSVTIKSRVDGHIIRIHFLDGDTVEKGQVLYTIDPETYLFSQKGALANVASDHASAELARKDYIRYRELYEKDVISKDEYEQKLTAYETARKKMEADSAQADIAKRNVKFTKVTSPINGIAGSTLLDEGNLIEADKDQLVVIKTITPASVDFYIPGHEIDRVRSHYIDDELPVFATPSGTGGKRIEGVLTFVDNWINPDTGMIKLSAHFPNKDKNLWPGMFVSIDLVLATQENAIRIPAQAVMRGPTGKFVYVVSKENATMRPVTTGMRIDDDVVINKGLGPDEVIVTDGMLRLFENAPVQILKKNNTGNATKTNNPPTQSGDKS is encoded by the coding sequence ATGCCACCCGCCCCGATTCATACCTACAAAACCGAAGCAAAGGATACGCCGATCATTCTCAAAGCCGTCGGAAACGTGAAGGCATTCACCTCGGTAACAATAAAATCACGTGTCGATGGACACATCATACGCATCCATTTTCTGGACGGTGACACAGTCGAGAAGGGACAGGTACTGTATACAATCGACCCCGAAACCTATCTCTTTTCACAGAAAGGAGCCCTCGCAAACGTTGCCAGCGACCATGCATCCGCAGAACTCGCACGCAAGGATTACATCCGTTACCGGGAATTATATGAAAAGGATGTCATTTCAAAAGATGAGTATGAACAGAAACTGACAGCTTACGAAACTGCCAGAAAGAAGATGGAAGCGGATTCGGCACAAGCAGACATTGCGAAAAGAAACGTCAAGTTCACCAAAGTGACCTCACCGATCAACGGCATTGCAGGCAGCACCCTGCTTGATGAAGGAAACCTCATTGAAGCAGACAAGGACCAACTCGTCGTCATCAAGACCATCACTCCAGCCAGTGTGGACTTCTACATCCCGGGCCATGAAATCGACCGTGTCCGTTCTCATTACATCGATGACGAACTCCCTGTTTTCGCTACACCTTCCGGGACCGGCGGGAAACGGATCGAAGGCGTACTCACCTTTGTGGACAACTGGATCAACCCCGACACGGGCATGATAAAACTCAGCGCCCATTTTCCGAACAAGGATAAAAATCTCTGGCCCGGGATGTTTGTCAGCATAGACCTCGTGCTTGCCACACAGGAAAATGCGATCCGCATTCCTGCACAAGCCGTCATGCGCGGCCCCACAGGCAAATTCGTTTACGTTGTCAGCAAAGAAAACGCGACCATGCGCCCGGTTACAACCGGTATGCGTATTGATGACGACGTGGTCATAAACAAAGGGCTCGGCCCTGATGAAGTGATCGTCACAGACGGGATGTTGCGACTTTTTGAAAACGCTCCAGTGCAGATTTTGAAAAAAAACAATACGGGAAATGCCACGAAAACAAACAACCCACCAACTCAATCAGGAGATAAATCCTGA
- a CDS encoding amino acid ABC transporter ATP-binding protein: protein MAMIEVQKLHKWYGDFHVLQGITESVNKGEVLVICGPSGSGKSTFIRCINRLEEYQKGQILFDGKDILDKDVNINDLRAEIGIVFQQFNLYPHLSVLKNVTLAPIKVKGVPKDEAEEVALALLERVGIHDQAHKYPAELSGGQQQRVAIARSLAMKPKVMLFDEPTSALDPEMINEVLNVMKDLAREGMTMLCVTHEMGFAREVADRVLFMDGGVVVEQAPPDEFFKNPKHERTKNFLKEIL, encoded by the coding sequence ATGGCAATGATTGAAGTGCAGAAGCTGCACAAATGGTATGGCGATTTTCATGTCCTTCAGGGGATTACTGAATCCGTGAATAAAGGTGAGGTGCTCGTCATCTGCGGACCGTCCGGTTCAGGTAAATCCACCTTTATCCGCTGCATCAACAGACTTGAAGAATATCAGAAGGGACAGATCCTTTTCGATGGGAAGGATATTCTTGACAAGGATGTTAATATCAATGATCTGCGTGCCGAAATCGGCATTGTTTTCCAGCAGTTCAACCTTTATCCGCATCTGTCCGTTCTTAAAAACGTCACCTTGGCTCCGATCAAGGTCAAGGGCGTGCCCAAGGATGAGGCCGAAGAAGTGGCTCTTGCATTGCTTGAGCGCGTCGGCATTCATGATCAGGCTCACAAGTATCCCGCAGAACTTTCCGGTGGTCAGCAGCAGCGCGTGGCAATTGCACGTTCTCTGGCCATGAAACCCAAGGTCATGCTCTTTGACGAACCGACCTCGGCTTTGGACCCGGAAATGATTAACGAGGTACTTAATGTAATGAAGGATCTTGCCCGAGAGGGAATGACCATGCTTTGTGTCACGCATGAAATGGGGTTTGCCCGTGAAGTTGCGGACCGTGTCCTGTTCATGGACGGAGGTGTGGTTGTCGAGCAGGCTCCGCCGGATGAATTCTTCAAGAATCCCAAGCATGAGCGTACGAAGAACTTCCTGAAGGAAATTCTTTAA
- a CDS encoding ABC transporter substrate-binding protein: MKRLVIVLALVLSFMFAASVASAGKIEDVKKAGVLVCGVKDSVNLFGFIDPDTKELVGFDVDICKAIAAKLGVKPEFKVVTSKNRIPMLVQGSVDMLAATMTHKFSRDEQIDFSITYFMDGQKLLVKKGGGINSAADLANKKVGTVKGSTSEKNIKKAQPKAQVISYDEYPQAFMALKQGKVKAVTTDSGILAGLKASDDNPEKWDIVGEFIASEPYGLGVPSNDSAFRDFVNKSLNEMWLDGTYQKLFKKWMGYDLPEGWTIELWPM, translated from the coding sequence ATGAAACGTTTGGTTATTGTTCTCGCACTGGTGCTGTCTTTCATGTTTGCCGCATCCGTGGCAAGCGCTGGCAAAATTGAAGACGTCAAGAAAGCCGGTGTGCTGGTTTGCGGTGTCAAGGATTCCGTCAACCTGTTCGGTTTCATTGATCCCGATACCAAGGAACTGGTCGGCTTTGATGTTGATATCTGTAAAGCCATCGCCGCCAAGCTCGGCGTGAAGCCCGAGTTCAAGGTTGTTACTTCCAAAAACCGTATCCCCATGCTGGTGCAGGGTTCCGTGGATATGCTCGCTGCAACCATGACCCACAAGTTCTCCCGTGACGAACAGATCGACTTCTCCATTACCTATTTCATGGATGGCCAGAAGCTTCTCGTCAAGAAGGGGGGCGGCATCAATTCCGCTGCCGATCTGGCAAACAAGAAAGTCGGTACCGTCAAGGGTTCCACCTCTGAAAAGAATATCAAGAAGGCCCAGCCCAAGGCTCAGGTCATCTCTTATGATGAATACCCGCAGGCATTCATGGCTCTGAAGCAGGGCAAGGTCAAAGCCGTTACCACCGACTCCGGTATCCTCGCCGGTCTCAAGGCCAGTGACGACAACCCCGAGAAGTGGGACATCGTCGGCGAATTCATCGCTTCCGAGCCTTACGGTCTTGGCGTTCCTTCCAATGATTCCGCTTTCCGTGATTTCGTCAACAAGAGCCTCAATGAAATGTGGCTGGACGGCACCTACCAGAAGCTGTTCAAGAAGTGGATGGGTTACGACCTCCCCGAAGGTTGGACCATCGAACTGTGGCCCATGTAA
- a CDS encoding amino acid ABC transporter permease, whose protein sequence is MEYTFHWAKMFSGEPAQWMWDGFVTTLQISFIALICSMLLGILICVMRMTPFKPLQWLSLAYTEFFRNTPLLVQIFFWYNASHFVIPASINEWMNDLYYWFPGPFSMFGHEFVGEWMLLNVEFITGTIALTVYTSAFIAEEIRAGIFSIPKNQLEASRAVGLSFLQGYRYVILPQALRIVIPPLISQALNLIKNSSLCMVIGVGEMMFQATQIESYHAIPFEAFSVALLIYMTISLFVSFCITMYNKHFMIQVRY, encoded by the coding sequence TTGGAATATACCTTTCACTGGGCCAAGATGTTTAGCGGTGAACCCGCACAATGGATGTGGGACGGGTTCGTCACTACTTTACAAATTTCATTTATCGCATTGATTTGCTCGATGCTGCTCGGCATCCTTATCTGCGTCATGCGGATGACGCCGTTCAAGCCGTTGCAGTGGTTGAGTCTCGCTTATACCGAGTTTTTCAGAAATACACCGCTGCTTGTACAGATTTTCTTCTGGTATAACGCTTCGCATTTTGTCATTCCGGCCTCCATTAATGAATGGATGAATGACCTTTACTACTGGTTCCCCGGACCGTTTTCCATGTTCGGTCATGAGTTCGTGGGCGAATGGATGCTGCTGAATGTCGAGTTCATTACCGGCACGATTGCGCTGACCGTGTACACATCGGCATTTATCGCCGAGGAAATTCGCGCGGGTATTTTTTCCATTCCCAAGAACCAGCTTGAGGCATCCCGCGCCGTGGGACTGTCTTTTCTTCAGGGCTACAGGTACGTCATCCTGCCGCAGGCTCTGCGTATCGTGATCCCGCCGCTGATTTCCCAGGCGCTGAACCTCATCAAGAACTCCTCGCTGTGCATGGTCATCGGCGTGGGCGAGATGATGTTTCAGGCGACTCAAATCGAGTCCTACCATGCTATCCCGTTTGAAGCTTTTTCCGTCGCATTGCTGATCTACATGACGATCTCCCTGTTCGTCTCGTTCTGCATCACCATGTACAACAAGCACTTCATGATTCAGGTCAGGTACTAG